AAATCGAACATAATGATTTTTTAACAATTTCTTAAGATAGATTAAAAAACTTGTATTAATTTTGCAGCTTTTTTTCAATTTAGGATATGTCATTAAAAGATTTACGAAACATAGGTATTGCCGCTCATATTGATGCAGGAAAAACAACAGTAACAGAACGAATTTTATTCCTAACAGGAGTAAATAGAAAAATGGGGGAGGTTCATGACGGACAAGCTACCATGGATTTTATGAAGCAAGAGCAGGAACGAGGTATTACAATTGCCTCTGCAGCAATATCTTGTGCTTGGAAAGAAGCCCAAATCAATCTTATTGACACTCCGGGGCACGTCGATTTTACTATTGAAGTAGAACGATCGCTGCGAGTAATTGATGGAATGGTTGCTGTATTTTGTGCAGTTGGTGGAGTCGAGCCACAATCGGAAACTGTTTGGAATCAGGCAGATAATTATAAAGTTCCAAGAATTGGATTCGTCAACAAAATGGATAGGACGGGGGCATCGTTTTTTGAAGTTGTTGGTCAAATGAATAAATATCTTGATGCCAATGCGATACCTTTTCAAATTCCGATTGGTGATGAAGAAGATTTTAAAGGAGTAATCGATGTTATTGAAAAAAAGGCATATGAATTTCAAGATTACGAAAGAGTTGAAATTGACATTCCTGAAACACATATCGAAAAATTGAATGAAGCCCGAGAAAAGTTAATCGAAAAACTTGCTGATTTTAATGAAGATATTTTAGAATTATTTCTTGAAGAAAAAGAAATTCCAATTGAATTACTAAAAACCGCTGCAAGAGAAGGATGCCTAAAACTCCTTATCACGCCGGTATTTTGCGGTGCTGCATATAAAAATAAAGGAGTTCAATTACTTTTAGATGCAGTTATTGATTATTTGCCTTCGCCAATTGATATTGGTGCCGTTTTTGGTTCAGATATAGATGATGAGGAAAAGTCAATTAAACGCTTGCCCTCTAAAAAAGAACCATTTTCTGCTTTAGCTTTTAAAATTGTAAATGATCCATATGTAGGCCAACAAACTTTCATCAGGATCTATTCCGGTTCAATTAAAAGCGGCACTCCGGTTGAGAATACTATAAGAGGAAAATCGGAAAGAATTGGTAGAATTTTAAGAATTCATGCAAAAGATAGAGAAGAAGTAACTGTAGCCGGAGCTGGCGATATTGTTGCTTTGATTGGCATGAAAATAACCAAAACCGGGGATACTCTTTGCGATGTTGACAATAAATTATATTTAGAGACTATAAAAGTTCCACCTTCGGTAATTGAAATGAAAATTGCTGCAGAATCGAGAAAAGAACAAGGAAAACTTGGCGAAGCACTTGCAAAACTATCGAATGAAGACCCTTCGTTTAATGCTCGCTACGATGAGGAGACAAATGAAACAATTGTTGCCGGTATGGGAGAACTTCATCTCGAAATTATTATTGATAGAATAAAAAGCGAATTTAATGTTGATGTTGAGATAGGCGAACCTTCTGTAACATACCGTGAAACCATTACTCAGGAAACACAAATTCTACATAAATACTCGAAGCAGAGTGGTGGTAAAGGTCAGTTTGCTCAAACATTAATGAGAATAGAACCAAACGTAAATCAAGGTTACGAGTTTGTTGATCATATTAAAAGTGGTCGTATTCCGGCCGAATATATTCCATCTGTTGATAAAGGTGTGAAAAAAACTATGGCAAAGGGAATTTTAGCAGGTTTTCCTATAATTGATGTTAAGGCTGTGCTACTTGACGGAAATTTCCACCCTGTCGATTCGTCAGATATGGCATTTCAAACATGTGGTTCAATTTGTTTTAAAAATGGTTTTATGAAAGCTAATCCTATTTTGCTTGAGCCAATAATGAAAATTGAAATTAATACACCGGACGATTTTATTGGTGGAATAGTTGGAAATATCAATAAAAAGCGTGGTAAAATTCTTTCGATGAGAAGATATCGAAAAGGTTCTCAAAAACTTTATGGAACGGTACCATTGATGGAAATGTTCGGATACGCAACACAATTACGAAATCTTTCAAGCGGTAGAGCAAACTTCTCTATGGAATTTGACAAATACGAACCTGTGAATAAAGCTATTCAGGAGGAGATTGTTGAAAGTCGAAATAAGAAGTAATATTCAGGTTAGAATTTGAAAAATAAAATATCCCGCAGATTTCGTTAATTATTGTCATATTTCTGCGTAAATCTGCGAAATCTGCGGGAAATGCAATTCTGTTTACTTAGTCCAAAGATTTTGTAGCTTATCGCTGATTTTTATGCTATTTGAGAATTTATCGGAAGTGGGAGAAAATGTAATAATTTTGGATTAAATAAATTTCATCCTTCAACTTTAATAACTTTACTTCCTTGATATTCTTGAATCTATTGAGTAAAAGTCAATTCAGGACTAATTTCAATATTACTTTGATTTTTTGCACGGTCAACCACATAAAATTCATATTTGATAGTGTCTAAAATATATTCCGATTGCAAATATTCAAATTTCACTATTATGTCGGCAAGAATTGTTTTATTTTGTCCCGATGGTTGTTCAATATGTGGGATTTTAAAAAAGATTGAATCGGGGTTTGGATATTCTAAATATTCTCCATCGATTTTGTAAAACATTTTATAGAAAAAATTTGAAACAGAATCGGAACCAATATCCCCGTCTCCATCAATTAGGGAGAATTTCAAATCCACTGTTTTTATATAGTTTTGAAAAAAAGAACTATCAATTTTTAATTCGGCATTTTTAAAAGCAATTTGCGGAGTTTCTGAATAGGATTTTATTTCCTTGCAAGAATAAATTATTGCTATCATGAAAAAACCTACTGATATTTTAATTATAATTCTCTTCACTATATAAAATTTTAACCAATGATAAGAATATTCTTTGGAAATGTTACTTTATTTTAATTCAAAATTCAAATATAAAATGTTTACTTTTTTCTAAAAAATATCTGAATTGGTACGCCCGAAAAATTAAACTTCTCTCTTAGTCTGTTTTCCATATATCTCCTGTAAGGATCTTTAACATACTGTGGCAAATTGCAGAAGAAGGCGAAAGAAGGAGCTAAAGTTGGCAATTGGGTTGCAAATTTTATTCTTATATATTTTCCTTTGACAGAAGGTGGTGGATATTTTTCAACAGCTTCTATCATAAATTCGTTTAAAACTGAAGTTTTGATTCTTTGCCTACGATTGTTATTTACTTCAATTGCGAGTTCAAGGATTTTATTTATTCTTTGTTTTGTTTTGGCTGATGCAAAAACTATTGGCACATCGTTGAAAGGAGCCAATTTTTCTTTAATAATTTCAATACTTTTTTTTGTGGAATTTGTTTCTTTTTCAATAATATCCCATTTGTTTACGACTACAACTACTCCTTTTCTATTTTTTTGAATCAAATGGAAAATATTTACATCCTGAGCTTCAATACCCCTTGTAGCATCAATCATTAGTAGGCAAATATCAGCATGTTCAATTGCTCTGACAGCTCGCATTACAGAATAAAATTCAAGATCTTCGGTAACTTTTCCTTTTTTCCGAACACCGGCAGTATCAATTAAATAAAAGTCGTAGCCAAATTTCTGATAGCGAGTATGAATAGAATCGCGAGTTGTTCCGGCAATTGGTGTAACTATATTTTGTTCTTTGCCGATAAGTGAATTAAGTAGCGAAGATTTCCCAACATTTGGACGGCCCACAATGGCAAATTTTGGTAAGTCCGGGACATCAAGTTCTTTGGTTTTTTCGAAAGAATTCACCAAATCGTCTAAAAGTTCGCCGGTTCCACTACCATTTATTGAAGATATTGGATATAACTTTTCATATCCTAAGCCATAAAATTCATGAGAATCGAAAAGCCGCTCAGTATTATCACATTTATTTACTACAAGGAATATTTTTTTTTCCGATTTTTGCAAAATTCTGGCAACTGCTTCATCAAAATCGGTAATGCCACTCAAAACATCTACAACAAATAGAATTATATCTGCTTCTTCCATGGCGAGAAAAACCTGTTTGCGAATTTCTTTTTCGAAAATATCGTCGGGATTCGACAAATATCCGCCGGTGTCGATTACTGAAAAATCTATTCCGTTCCAATCCGATTTTCCATAGATTCTATCTCTGGTAACTCCACTATATTCGTCAACAATTGCTTCTCTTGATTCTGTCAAACGATTATACAATGTAGATTTGCCCACATTTGGTCTGCCAACAATTGCTACGATATTTCCCATTTCATCTATTTTTTATAAAAATTAAAATGCAAAAATACCATTATTCTTTTTGATATTTTTTGAATTTTTTAAATTGTTGGAATATTCAGTTGCCTGATAATTTAATTTGCTTAATTTATTGCTTTCTGTTGCACACATTTTAATAAATCCAGCTACCAATTTGTTTGAACTAAATGAGAAATAGAAATTCAATTTATAGTCAAACAATAGTAATTCATTATTGAATTTTGGATTATAAAAAACTACTAAAAATATCTCAAGTATGTCTAAACTCCACAAAAATAGTTAACTAAGTGATTTTAATGAAAATAAATACGCATTCAATTTAGCACGAATTTCAGAAATACTAATGTCGTAACCCTCTGCTTTTATTGAACTTACAAAATCGCAATGTTTTCTGCCTTTCCTGTAGTCAGGTTCTCTTTTTGGGTGTTTAATATACTTTTGAATAATTTCCGTTTTTTCTGAAACATTAAGTACTGCATGATAGAAAAGCATGTCC
This genomic stretch from Bacteroidota bacterium harbors:
- the fusA gene encoding elongation factor G; amino-acid sequence: MSLKDLRNIGIAAHIDAGKTTVTERILFLTGVNRKMGEVHDGQATMDFMKQEQERGITIASAAISCAWKEAQINLIDTPGHVDFTIEVERSLRVIDGMVAVFCAVGGVEPQSETVWNQADNYKVPRIGFVNKMDRTGASFFEVVGQMNKYLDANAIPFQIPIGDEEDFKGVIDVIEKKAYEFQDYERVEIDIPETHIEKLNEAREKLIEKLADFNEDILELFLEEKEIPIELLKTAAREGCLKLLITPVFCGAAYKNKGVQLLLDAVIDYLPSPIDIGAVFGSDIDDEEKSIKRLPSKKEPFSALAFKIVNDPYVGQQTFIRIYSGSIKSGTPVENTIRGKSERIGRILRIHAKDREEVTVAGAGDIVALIGMKITKTGDTLCDVDNKLYLETIKVPPSVIEMKIAAESRKEQGKLGEALAKLSNEDPSFNARYDEETNETIVAGMGELHLEIIIDRIKSEFNVDVEIGEPSVTYRETITQETQILHKYSKQSGGKGQFAQTLMRIEPNVNQGYEFVDHIKSGRIPAEYIPSVDKGVKKTMAKGILAGFPIIDVKAVLLDGNFHPVDSSDMAFQTCGSICFKNGFMKANPILLEPIMKIEINTPDDFIGGIVGNINKKRGKILSMRRYRKGSQKLYGTVPLMEMFGYATQLRNLSSGRANFSMEFDKYEPVNKAIQEEIVESRNKK
- the der gene encoding ribosome biogenesis GTPase Der; the protein is MGNIVAIVGRPNVGKSTLYNRLTESREAIVDEYSGVTRDRIYGKSDWNGIDFSVIDTGGYLSNPDDIFEKEIRKQVFLAMEEADIILFVVDVLSGITDFDEAVARILQKSEKKIFLVVNKCDNTERLFDSHEFYGLGYEKLYPISSINGSGTGELLDDLVNSFEKTKELDVPDLPKFAIVGRPNVGKSSLLNSLIGKEQNIVTPIAGTTRDSIHTRYQKFGYDFYLIDTAGVRKKGKVTEDLEFYSVMRAVRAIEHADICLLMIDATRGIEAQDVNIFHLIQKNRKGVVVVVNKWDIIEKETNSTKKSIEIIKEKLAPFNDVPIVFASAKTKQRINKILELAIEVNNNRRQRIKTSVLNEFMIEAVEKYPPPSVKGKYIRIKFATQLPTLAPSFAFFCNLPQYVKDPYRRYMENRLREKFNFSGVPIQIFFRKK